In Gossypium arboreum isolate Shixiya-1 chromosome 5, ASM2569848v2, whole genome shotgun sequence, a single genomic region encodes these proteins:
- the LOC108482710 gene encoding uncharacterized protein LOC108482710 produces MGNSIRCCLGCVLPCGALDLIRIVHLNGYVEEITHPVTAGDILKANPNHVLSKPCSHGQAVVREIVILSPESKLRRGCIYFLIPQKKKSAIHHNNVGNCNINDVSDCHPSNLPNVDISKKKHSSRKDCRHLHSHIGVWRPHLAIISED; encoded by the coding sequence ATGGGGAATAGTATAAGGTGTTGTTTGGGTTGTGTACTTCCATGCGGAGCCCTAGACTTGATCCGTATCGTGCATTTGAATGGGTACGTTGAGGAAATAACACATCCGGTCACCGCAGGAGATATCCTCAAGGCCAACCCTAATCATGTGCTAAGCAAACCATGCTCCCATGGTCAAGCTGTTGTACGCGAAATTGTGATCCTTTCTCCAGAATCTAAGCTTAGAAGAGGCTGCATTTACTTTCTGATCCCACAGAAGAAAAAGAGCGCCATCCACCATAACAATGTCGGAAACTGCAACATTAATGATGTTTCCGATTGTCATCCTTCTAACCTACCAAATGTTGATATTTCAAAAAAGAAACATTCCTCGCGTAAGGATTGCCGCCACCTGCACAGTCACATTGGAGTATGGCGGCCTCATCTGGCCATCATCTCCGAAGACTAa